In one window of Hymenobacter nivis DNA:
- a CDS encoding TatD family hydrolase, whose translation MHLTDSHAHLYSEQFGPDRLAALRRAQDAGVGTIVMPNIDHSSIDGMLALEAEAPETCFAMMGLHPCSVTRNFEAQLYEVEEWLGRRPFAAVGEAGLDLYWDKTLLAEQQEALKIQLNLAKQHRLPIVLHTREAFAETVALVAAAQDGTLRGVFHCFSGTPAEAAQAIGLGFKLGIGGVATFKNGGADQFLPGIGLEHLLLETDCPYLAPVPHRGKRNEPAYLPLVLHRVAALLGQSPEAVAEATTRNAAALFNL comes from the coding sequence TGCCCTGCGCCGCGCCCAGGATGCGGGCGTGGGCACCATCGTCATGCCCAACATCGACCACAGCAGCATCGACGGCATGCTGGCCCTGGAAGCCGAAGCCCCCGAAACCTGCTTCGCCATGATGGGCCTGCACCCGTGCTCCGTAACGCGCAACTTCGAAGCGCAGCTCTACGAAGTGGAGGAGTGGCTGGGCCGCCGCCCCTTTGCCGCCGTGGGCGAGGCCGGGCTCGACCTGTACTGGGACAAAACTCTGCTCGCCGAGCAGCAGGAGGCCCTGAAAATTCAGCTGAACCTGGCCAAGCAGCACCGCCTGCCCATCGTGCTGCACACCCGCGAGGCCTTCGCCGAAACCGTGGCCCTGGTAGCGGCGGCCCAGGACGGCACCCTGCGCGGGGTGTTTCACTGCTTCTCGGGCACGCCTGCGGAAGCGGCGCAGGCCATCGGGCTGGGCTTCAAGCTGGGCATTGGCGGGGTGGCCACGTTCAAAAACGGCGGGGCTGACCAATTCCTGCCCGGCATTGGCCTGGAGCACCTGCTGCTCGAAACCGACTGCCCCTACCTGGCCCCCGTGCCCCATCGCGGCAAGCGCAACGAGCCCGCCTACCTGCCCTTGGTGCTGCACCGCGTGGCTGCCTTACTGGGCCAGTCGCCCGAGGCCGTGGCCGAAGCCACTACCCGCAACGCCGCCGCGCTGTTCAATT